The genome window CTAATGCAATATTCGTTGTATAAAGCTTCCCGAAATTTTCCCCATTTATTCGTAAGCCATTCTTCATATCTGCTCCGCCCTCTGTACCACTAAGCGAGCATTTTGCTTCATCTACATCAAGCGAATTAATAGCCCAGCTTGATTCAAGTATAATAGTTGCTCCGTTTTCCATTGTAATAAAACCAAATGCCGAATCCTCAACCGTAAACTTCTCTGGATCCCATGGTCCCCATGCATTTGCTGCATCTTTTTTCTTACCAAGCTTGTGAAATACGGATCCCATTACTGCTTTTGGCTTGTAATTGTCCATCATCCAAAGTGTCAAATCCAGTGCATGTGTACCAATATCGATTAAAGGTCCTCCACCTTGTTTTTCTTCATCTAGAAATACTCCCCAAGTTGGAACAGCACGTCTTCGAATTGCGTGTGCTTTAGCAAAGTACACTTCCCCTAAATCACCTCGTCTGCTCACCTTATGTAGATATTGACTGTCTGCTCGGAAGCGATTATTGTAACCGATTGTTAATTTCTTTCCTGATCTTTCAGCAGCTTCCACCATTCTTTTCGCTTCTTCTGATGTTTTCGCCATCGGTTTTTCACACATGACATGCTTCCCTGATTCCAGTGCAGCAATTGATATTTCTGCATGTGAATTATTCGGTGTACAAACATGGACAACGTCAATTGTCGTATCCTGTAATAACTCTTTATAATCACTATATACTTTAGCATCCGTGATACCATATGCTGCTGCAGCCTTCTCCGCTCTCTCTATTACGATATCACAAAAAGCAACTAGCTCCACTTGTTTAACCTTTTTTAAACTTGGAAGATGTTTGCCGTTTGCAATTCCTCCACATCCAATAATTGCAACTTTTAACTTTTCAGCCATAAGACCCACCCTTTATTTTTTAATTTTTAACAGTAAACAATTAACCCTTTGTAGCTCCGCCAAGACTAAACCCTTTAGACATATACCTTTGTGATAAATAATATAGAATTACAACTGGAGCAGAATATAGAACAGAAAAAGCTGCTAGTTCTCCGTAATTAACTAACCCATAATTACCAAAAAACTGGAATATCGTAACGGATGCCGGCATTTTCTCAGGAGATTGAATTAAAATATATGGTACGAAAAAGTTTCCCCAGCTTCCTGTGTACGTAAAGATTAATACGGTAAATGTTCCTGGGAGCATTAAAGGTGCTACAATTCTTCTTATGCCCACCCACACGGAAGCACCATCAACCCAAGCAGATTCCTCTAACTCTAGTGGTACTGAATCCATGAAGTTTTTCATCATCCATATTGCATAAGGCAGTGATGTACCAGCCGTGAAAAGCATGACTGCCCATAACTTGTCCACGAAATTGAATATCAAAAACATTTGAAACACAGGAACAATAACTGCAGTCATCGGTAATGATGTTAGAAATAAAATCGTATATAAAAATGACTTTTTATAGGATGGTTTATACCTTGACAACGGATAAGCAGCTAGAATACTAACAAGTACAACAATGATCGATTGCCCACCAGACAAAAATATTCCTATTAAAAAGGACCTAATGATTGATGGATCGCTCAGAATCCCCATATAGTTTTGAAAGGTGTACTTTTCAGGTATCTTTAACGCTTGAATTGCTGAACTATCTATCGACGCTACTAGCATCCATAACAGCGGTAAAATAAAGATAATCCCCAAACATACAAGTATAGCGTGATGTATTATTTTTTCTGTTCTCCCAATTCTCATGCTACTCTCCCCTTATATTTTCACCTTAAGAAATCGCAAATATAATAGACTAAACAGAGCCCCAATTATTAATATTACTAATGAGATTGCTGTTCCATAGCCTAATTGATAACTCACAAACGCCTGTTGATACATGTATATCGGTAAAGTCATGGTCGCGTTTCCTGGGCCACCGCCAGTCATTGCGTAGATTAAGGTGAATACCCCTAAAGTTTGTAATGTTACAAGCATTAAATTTGTCGTGATGGTTCCTTTAACGATAGGAATCGTTATATTTCTAACAATTCTCCATCTGCTTGCACCATCCATGACTGCTGCCTCTTCGACTTCCAAAGGTATATCATCTAAAGCTGCTTGAAAAGCCATCATAGAAAAAGCCGTCCCACGCCATATATTCGCCACTACAACACTAACCATCGGGTACTCAAAGAGAAATGCAATTGGTTCGATTCCAGATAAGGCTGTGATAATGCTATTTAGCGTTCCATTATCTCCTAAAAAAGCGACCCAGCTAAATCCAACAACAATTTCTGGTGTTACCCATGCTGCAATTACGGTAATACCAATCGCCCTACGAAAGGTAGAATTTTTCCCCTTCATTAAAAACGCGATTAAAAAGCCCAAAAAACATTGGCCTATAATAGCAGAAAATAAAACAAAAATGAGCGTTTTTCCAATACTGTTATATAATTCCGCATCATTAAACATTTGGACAAAATTATCAAAGCCCACAAATTTAAGGTTTTGTGCCTGGGTACCAGTGAGTGCTAGATTGGTAAATGAAAATACGATTGTTAATAGCATTGGAGTAAGAAAGAATATTAATAGTAATATCAATGCAGGCGATAAAAAAATAGATGACTTGATATTATCCGATATTTTCTTCTTACCTGAAATATTAGGTGTAACTTCCATTTCATTTCCCCCACTTTATATTTGATATTGAAAACGAGGAATAAAATATTTTTATTCCTCATTCAACATCTAATAAACGTTTTCTTCCCCCACAATGTCTGTTACTTTTGATTTATAATTAGCAGCTGCCTCTTCAGGTGACATCGTTCCACTCGCAACTGCCTCTACCGCATTTTGAATTTCAATTGAAACGTTTGGATATAAGTCATTCTTCGGTCTGAAATTTGCATTCTCCAATGCTTTTGTAGCCTGTTCGATTAATGGACGTTCTAAATAATCGCTGCTTTCTGCTGAATCATTCCTAACCGCTAATGTACCCCCAGTAAGCGCTCGCTTTGTTTGTAAATCTTCTGTGCTCATTGCTTGTATCACTTTCCATGCCACATCATGATTTTTCGACTTCTCAGGAATAGACCAACCCCAACCACCGGACATCGTTATAAACCCAGGTGATTGCCCATCCTTTGTCGGGAAAGGTACGAAGCCAAGTGTTGCTTCAATATCTTCTAGTGGATGTGCTCCACCTTCTGTATAGTGTGCAATGTTCCAGTTCCCATCCAGCACCATTCCAACACCACCAGTTGGCAATAAATCTTGAGTCATGACAGAGCTATAATTTGCATTAAGAGCAATTGAAAGAGATGGCCCTAAGTCACGCTTATTCATGATTTCGTCAACGAAAACTAAAGAATCAGTGATTCCTTGCCCATTAACATTCCATTTGCCATTTTCACCATCATATAAAGTTTCCCCAGTCCCATAGAGCAGCATTTCAAATGTTTGCATGGAAACTGCCTCACCATTTGCTTTTGCTACATTCATCGCAAATGGTACTACATCAGCATTCTCTTCCTTTATAGTTTCGGCTGCGGCATAAACATCTTCCCAGCTTTTAGGCTCCCAATCGCTTGGTAGTCCAGCTGCTTCAAAAACCTCCTTGTTAAACCAGATACCCCGTGAATCTGTTGTTGTCGGTATACCATAAACAGTTCCATCATCACCTGTGGTTCCGGATTTTATATTTTCAATAAAATTATCCCATTCATCCCATGATTCTACGTACTCATCTAATGGTTTTAAATAACCAGCATTAGCATCGGCACTCAGCATAAATGTGTCTTCAGATACGATATCAGGTGCTGTTTCAGCAGATTGCATTGTCAATGCTACCTTAGAGAAATAATCGCCTTCACTAGCGGTTATTGGCGAAAGTACTATGTCGATATCTTCATTTTCTGATTCAAAGTCTGCTTCAAATCCCTCGAGATACCTTTTTATATTATCCTGTTCACCCAATCCCCTCCATGTTATTTTTATTTCAGTTTTACCGCTCTTTGAATCAGAGTTACCACTCGCATTATCCGAATCCGAACATGCACTTAGTAGTAATATTCCAGATAATAAAATTGGTACAAACATTTTCCTTTTAAGCATCCATACCATTCCTTCCAGATTTTTTTAAATAGTAGAGATCAAAACTTTTCCCCCCTAGACTGGCTAAACACACCACCCTTCAAATTGCACTAACTAGCACATTCAAAGTTGTATTTTCAGTATTGTCAACAATTGGTGAGTGCCTCCATGACAGTAATTGTAGCGCTTACATTTAAAACCTGCAATATCGTTTTTTTGTCATTATACTCAACTTTTGTTATATATCTACTATTCTGTATACTATTCTTCATTTTGTATATGATTTATGCTATATTAAATGTAAACGTTATCATATTATTAAGGAGTGGACGTGCGAAGGATGAAAAAAAGAATTCTCAGAAGAACCTTTTATACTTTTTTCTCCATAATCTTATTGTACACACTAATGATAATCGCCACAGTTACACTTTTTAATTTTAATCATTTTTCCCAGCAAAATGATTATAAAAACCAAGTATTTTTGGATGCCGCCAGTCGTACAACTGACTCCAAAATTAACAGTGTAGCTCGTTATGCTTCAGCTATTTCGAAACAACCGAGTGTTCAAGATTATATTAGTAATTCAAATAGCTCCCTATTCTATTTTCCCGATATTTATGATGATCTCGTTAACAGTCTTTATTTAACTGATGATTTAAACATAAATGTAGGAATTACTAAAGTTTCAGATAACTATGTAGTTTCACAAGAAGGTTATTTTCCTTTAGCTGATTATCTGAATCAAGCAGGTATTAGCAAAGATTTAATCACAGCACCTCATTTATTTGAGAGGGATCAAAATAATAACTTTTATTTACTCGAAGAAAAATTCCAGCAAAATCTAAATAACACAATATTTATAAGCCAAACATATTATCATCAATTTGATGAATACTTATATATTTTTATAAGCATCCCGAATGAAAAATTGTTTCCAAAAGAACTGGTAAACATCTCTGGTAAGTTTTATTTAGATGATAATAAACGCTCAACAGAGGAGAATTCCGAAATTGCAACAGTAAAACAGAGTGAGAGCTTTGAAAAACTAACTATAAATCATACGAAGGACAGTAAAATTCTATATAATATGCCTTCTTCTGTTTTAAACCTGCAATATTCTTATTTAGTAGAAGAAACCAAATTTCTTCAATTTGAACCAGATTTTTTATCTGTATTGCTATTATTTGTACTTTGCTTATTCTTACTTGGGGGAATCATCCTTTATTTCGCAACGATAAAAAGCTACAACCCAATTCAAGATATACTTAATGCGTTCAATAAAAATAAACCTATGCCCTTCAAAAATAATGTCAAAGATAATAATGTTAGCGAATTGGATTATATAATTAGAAACATAGATGGCATTCAGGATAAAAATAAAGAGCTCGAGCTTAAAATCAATGAATCATTATCTGTATTACAGGTTGAATTTATCTCTTCAGTCTTATTTGGCACGATAAATAAAGAAGAAATTCCACAAAAATTAACGGAACTTAGTATGGAGAATTTTAATCGTGGTGGGATAATAGCGATTCTATCAATCGCAAGTCTAGAATTGGAGTCAGAAGATGTCTCAAATACTAATTTACTTGTCTTGCGAAATAAGGTTATCACGTTAATCAATAGTGTTAGTAATGTGATCCCCTTTATTCAAATTCCAATTGATTATAAAGACCTTTGCCTTATTTTCCCATTTAAAGAAGCGAAGAAAGTGGATGATCAATTAAATAAGCTAACATTATACATTCAAAACGAATTGTCAATTAAGCTAACCCATTCGGTATCTGAGCCTGTAGAGAGCATCTATAACTTAAATGCGGCATTTATTGAAGCTATTGAGTTAACGTTAAAAAAATACACATATGTTAACTCACTAGATTTATTCCCTGCTATGGAACCGTTACTAAACGATGAAAGCTATTCCTATTCGTTGGATGATGAAAGATTTTTAGTAAATGCCATCATCGATAATGATCTCGAATTAGCGGAAAAATCGATTCAAAACGTTTTGGAAACAAATCTGTTTCATTTGGAATTGGATACAATAAATACGATAAAATTTAAATATGTACTTTTAAATACAGTCAAACGGATTCTAAATCATTATAATAAATCGATAAATGAATTTTCCCTGCAAAATAAAGGATTATTCGATTTACTGAATAGCAATAATAAAGATGACATTTATTTTTCATTAAATAAGATGTTCGAAATTCTATTTCAAACTTTTATTATCACATTTAAAGAAACATCGGATCCAACTACATTTCGTATTTTGGAATATATTAATCAAAACTATGACCAAGATCTTTCGTTGACGGATATCTCTAAAAAGTTTAATTTAACGGAAGGTTATATTAGTAGAGTATTAAAGAAGAATGCTAACATTAATTTTAAAAAACATCTCAATAATTTAAAGATTAATAAAGCAAAAGAGCTGCTTAAAAAAGGAAATTACAAAGTAAATGAAGTTAGCGCATTGGTTGGTTATAAGAATGTAAATACTTTTATACGAACTTTTAAGCAGCAAGAAGGAATACCACCAGGAGAATTCTCTAAATTTCGTTAATCAGTACTTATGTAAAATCGTTAAATGACAGATAGGTAAATTTAGCTTAGATTCGGTATTTTAGTTGTTTAAGGTTTGAGGGTTTTGTAATTCGGTGGATTTAGATAATGGGAGAAGCACTGCCAATACTTCTCCGATTTTAGCATCTGTTTAGGCTAGGAAAACAGTTTTTCTTGTAAACTCTAGTCAGTTATTAATTTGAGAGTTAGTTCCTTATTTAAGATTTGATTCAAAGCTTGTCGAGCCTTTACATCATCAAGTTGTCAACCAATTCTAATGCAATATGTTCTGTCAGTAGGCGAACTCAACATTTATTTGCTTACTGACAGATACTCTTAATTGGACTAGTGTGTTATGTCAATTAATTTAAGAATAATATAATTGACTCAAATATTTATGTAAATCGATTCGTCCAGCACTGATAGACACGGCACAATATCATAAATAATCACTAATAAATTGCCCTCTTTACCCATATCCTGTTATATAAGCTCTTTTATCGAAGGAGAAGGTAAACTTGAGGAAAAGCCATACATCAACTATTATACTTCTCGCTGCCTCTGGCATCATCATGTTGATTGCTGTTTTCATCCTTAGAGCAACGCTTTTTTCTCCAAGTCGTCAAGCACAACATATAGTAAATGAATTTTATACTTATGAGCAGGATGCTAATTTCACTGGTTCCTGGGAATTATTGCATCCCCTCATGAAAGAAAGATGGAATAAGACAACTTATATAACGGATCGGGCCCACGTGTTTATGGGGCACTTCGGTGTGGAGACGTTTGAATATACTATTGAGGAGATAGGAAAAGTAGATGAATGGAAAATGGCAAAAGATTTACCAACCTTAAAAGAGGTTTATAAATTCTATGTGATTCAGAGTTATAAAGGAAAATATGGGAAATTTAGCTTTTCACAAGAGGTGTACGTTGTAAATACAGAAGACTCATGGCAGATTTTGTGGGATTATAATTAAAGCGAAGAGGGTGCCTGTCACTCACAAAATTCGACAAGTGACAAGCACCCTCTACAGATCAATAAAATGATACATTCCCAGGCTGTAGCCGACGTATTTTGTCAGTTCACTCAAGGTATAATGGATTTCACTCTTATTCATCACTAATGAATCGCTCATTACCTGCCTTGATGCAACGTATGTACGTTCAATCTCAGTATCTTTAAAGACCCTTTCGAAGGATAACTTCGTTCGTCGCATATGATAGTCTGAGGATACAATGATTGCTGATGTTAACTGATTGTTTTCCATCAAATCCTTAGTATAGATTCCAGTGTTGTAGGTGCTGGTAGCTTTTTCTTCCAGAATCAGCCGTTTTTTGGGGACGCCTAATTCTATCGCCCTTTCTGCAGTCATTCCTGGCACATTTGCACGAGATAGCATTAAATAGTCGCCATAGCCCGCATGATATAATTCAACCGCTTTTTCCAGACGACCAACACCACCACTCAAGACAATAATGACATCTGCTTTTTTTGGTTCTTCACTGATTACTAGGAACTCTCTTCCTACTATTAAAAGGATATAGCAAAAAATAATTGCGAATCCAACCAATTTCACTACCTTCATCAGCATATTTTTCACTAATTCCTTACAAATGAAAAAGATAAACTCCATAATGAAAATCTATTACTTTCCAACGAACTCTAATTTCTCTTCTAAAACAATAAAGCTTTTAATTTCATTCACTAAAAATTGAATAACCTCTTCAGCAGTTTGCATCTTATTACTTTCCGTTTCTTCAATTACACTAGTTAATATTCTAGTAAATCGTTCTTGATCACTCATCCAATTCCCACCTTTTCCCAATTTAAATGTCCGTTTCTAAATTATAATGTACTATACCACAGTCTTAGATAGGATAGTGTCGAAATTTGCCGTGTTTACAAAAAGTTCATATTTATACTAGTATTTAATACATCTATTCTAGGCCGTAATACTGTAATATATTAATTTTAAATATCTACTTTAAAAAGGAAAAGCAACAATAAAAATATCCTTCTCGCCAAATTGGGGTGAGAAGGATACCTTTTTTGTATTTCTATTAATATAGTAATAGACTTTCAAGAGACATCTACTATAAAATTCATTTTTAAAATTTTTCAAATCCCAAACCTTTAAAAAACTATCTAAATCCTAATCTCCTTCCGCTTGCTGGAGGAAGGAATATTAAGCTCCTCCCTATACTTCGCCACCGTTCGCCGCGAAATTGTAATCCCCTTTTTGGTTTTAAAGTGATCCGCAATTTTTTGATCTGAATGTGGTTTGTATTTATTTTCCTCCCTGATAAATTCCTCTAGCAATAACTTTACTTTCGTTTGTGAAGTACTATTTCCATCAGCTGTTTCTATTTTGGAAGTGAAGAAAATTCGAAAATCAATTGTCCCCTCTGGTGTTTGGATCGTTTTATTCGATGTAGCCCTGCTCACAGTGGATTCGTGCATATTAATTTCGTCTGCAATTTCCTTTAATGTTAAAGGTTGTAGTGCTGTAAGTCCATCGGTGAAAAAGGCGGCTTGCTTCTTTAAAACAGCCTGTGTAATTTTTAAAATTGTATTTCTTCTTTGCTCAATGCTGTTTACTAGCATTTGAAAGCTTCTATATTTATCTTGAACAAAATTCAGATCATTTTTATCATGCAAACCATCTGTATATTGATTGTTAAAGTTAATTTTCGGTAAATAGCCATCATTTAAATAAACGTCAAGCTTTCCTGCATTCTTTTCTATAATAATATCTGGAAATAAATATTCAGTCTCCCTTGAATCTAAAATACATGGTCTAGGATTTAATGTTCGAATAAGATCGAAGGCCGATTTTACTTCGGATAAGCTTATTTTCAATGTGCTCGCAATCGCTTGCCATTTTTTGTTTGCTAGATTTTCTAAATGATGCATTATTATTTGTTCTGTTACCTTTTCTTCTGGATAGTGATATTTTAATTGCAGCAATAGACATTCCGAGAAATTTCTCGCACCTACTCCAATGGGTTCTAACTGTTGCAATAATGCTATTCCGTGCTGTACCGTCTCCTCATCGATCCGTAGCAGAGATGATATTTCTGTTGCATTGAGAGGCAGATAGCCATTTGCATCTAGATTGTTAACCAAATATATAAGAATGTTACATTCCCATTCTTCTA of Oceanobacillus zhaokaii contains these proteins:
- a CDS encoding Gfo/Idh/MocA family protein, with protein sequence MAEKLKVAIIGCGGIANGKHLPSLKKVKQVELVAFCDIVIERAEKAAAAYGITDAKVYSDYKELLQDTTIDVVHVCTPNNSHAEISIAALESGKHVMCEKPMAKTSEEAKRMVEAAERSGKKLTIGYNNRFRADSQYLHKVSRRGDLGEVYFAKAHAIRRRAVPTWGVFLDEEKQGGGPLIDIGTHALDLTLWMMDNYKPKAVMGSVFHKLGKKKDAANAWGPWDPEKFTVEDSAFGFITMENGATIILESSWAINSLDVDEAKCSLSGTEGGADMKNGLRINGENFGKLYTTNIALGADGVAFYDGTEESDAELEARLWIESILNDTEPTVKPSEAFVVTQILEAIYESSKTGKAVYFN
- a CDS encoding carbohydrate ABC transporter permease, which gives rise to MRIGRTEKIIHHAILVCLGIIFILPLLWMLVASIDSSAIQALKIPEKYTFQNYMGILSDPSIIRSFLIGIFLSGGQSIIVVLVSILAAYPLSRYKPSYKKSFLYTILFLTSLPMTAVIVPVFQMFLIFNFVDKLWAVMLFTAGTSLPYAIWMMKNFMDSVPLELEESAWVDGASVWVGIRRIVAPLMLPGTFTVLIFTYTGSWGNFFVPYILIQSPEKMPASVTIFQFFGNYGLVNYGELAAFSVLYSAPVVILYYLSQRYMSKGFSLGGATKG
- a CDS encoding carbohydrate ABC transporter permease, whose protein sequence is MEVTPNISGKKKISDNIKSSIFLSPALILLLIFFLTPMLLTIVFSFTNLALTGTQAQNLKFVGFDNFVQMFNDAELYNSIGKTLIFVLFSAIIGQCFLGFLIAFLMKGKNSTFRRAIGITVIAAWVTPEIVVGFSWVAFLGDNGTLNSIITALSGIEPIAFLFEYPMVSVVVANIWRGTAFSMMAFQAALDDIPLEVEEAAVMDGASRWRIVRNITIPIVKGTITTNLMLVTLQTLGVFTLIYAMTGGGPGNATMTLPIYMYQQAFVSYQLGYGTAISLVILIIGALFSLLYLRFLKVKI
- a CDS encoding extracellular solute-binding protein — encoded protein: MLKRKMFVPILLSGILLLSACSDSDNASGNSDSKSGKTEIKITWRGLGEQDNIKRYLEGFEADFESENEDIDIVLSPITASEGDYFSKVALTMQSAETAPDIVSEDTFMLSADANAGYLKPLDEYVESWDEWDNFIENIKSGTTGDDGTVYGIPTTTDSRGIWFNKEVFEAAGLPSDWEPKSWEDVYAAAETIKEENADVVPFAMNVAKANGEAVSMQTFEMLLYGTGETLYDGENGKWNVNGQGITDSLVFVDEIMNKRDLGPSLSIALNANYSSVMTQDLLPTGGVGMVLDGNWNIAHYTEGGAHPLEDIEATLGFVPFPTKDGQSPGFITMSGGWGWSIPEKSKNHDVAWKVIQAMSTEDLQTKRALTGGTLAVRNDSAESSDYLERPLIEQATKALENANFRPKNDLYPNVSIEIQNAVEAVASGTMSPEEAAANYKSKVTDIVGEENVY
- a CDS encoding helix-turn-helix transcriptional regulator; amino-acid sequence: MKKRILRRTFYTFFSIILLYTLMIIATVTLFNFNHFSQQNDYKNQVFLDAASRTTDSKINSVARYASAISKQPSVQDYISNSNSSLFYFPDIYDDLVNSLYLTDDLNINVGITKVSDNYVVSQEGYFPLADYLNQAGISKDLITAPHLFERDQNNNFYLLEEKFQQNLNNTIFISQTYYHQFDEYLYIFISIPNEKLFPKELVNISGKFYLDDNKRSTEENSEIATVKQSESFEKLTINHTKDSKILYNMPSSVLNLQYSYLVEETKFLQFEPDFLSVLLLFVLCLFLLGGIILYFATIKSYNPIQDILNAFNKNKPMPFKNNVKDNNVSELDYIIRNIDGIQDKNKELELKINESLSVLQVEFISSVLFGTINKEEIPQKLTELSMENFNRGGIIAILSIASLELESEDVSNTNLLVLRNKVITLINSVSNVIPFIQIPIDYKDLCLIFPFKEAKKVDDQLNKLTLYIQNELSIKLTHSVSEPVESIYNLNAAFIEAIELTLKKYTYVNSLDLFPAMEPLLNDESYSYSLDDERFLVNAIIDNDLELAEKSIQNVLETNLFHLELDTINTIKFKYVLLNTVKRILNHYNKSINEFSLQNKGLFDLLNSNNKDDIYFSLNKMFEILFQTFIITFKETSDPTTFRILEYINQNYDQDLSLTDISKKFNLTEGYISRVLKKNANINFKKHLNNLKINKAKELLKKGNYKVNEVSALVGYKNVNTFIRTFKQQEGIPPGEFSKFR
- a CDS encoding YdcF family protein, coding for MEFIFFICKELVKNMLMKVVKLVGFAIIFCYILLIVGREFLVISEEPKKADVIIVLSGGVGRLEKAVELYHAGYGDYLMLSRANVPGMTAERAIELGVPKKRLILEEKATSTYNTGIYTKDLMENNQLTSAIIVSSDYHMRRTKLSFERVFKDTEIERTYVASRQVMSDSLVMNKSEIHYTLSELTKYVGYSLGMYHFIDL
- the rpoN gene encoding RNA polymerase factor sigma-54 — translated: MELVLQQKQKLNLMMTVELRQAISLLQYSTIDLYQFIREQELENPLIELVEREDKQLPFDGNMRSGGSDYSKNNPIDFLAAEDKDERKKLIEQVRWLDIEEWECNILIYLVNNLDANGYLPLNATEISSLLRIDEETVQHGIALLQQLEPIGVGARNFSECLLLQLKYHYPEEKVTEQIIMHHLENLANKKWQAIASTLKISLSEVKSAFDLIRTLNPRPCILDSRETEYLFPDIIIEKNAGKLDVYLNDGYLPKINFNNQYTDGLHDKNDLNFVQDKYRSFQMLVNSIEQRRNTILKITQAVLKKQAAFFTDGLTALQPLTLKEIADEINMHESTVSRATSNKTIQTPEGTIDFRIFFTSKIETADGNSTSQTKVKLLLEEFIREENKYKPHSDQKIADHFKTKKGITISRRTVAKYREELNIPSSSKRKEIRI